The window GTACAGTGCGGAGAAGTGATGGAAATGCATCCTCCGGGCGGTGATGGTCTTCCTTCAGTTTACTCAGGGACCCTGGTGGTGCAGGGGCAGGGTGCTGCCCAGGTGATGTCCACTGGTCTTAACACTGAAATGGGACATATAGGTAAAAGGTTACAGACTCTTGAAACTGAAGACACTTCCCTCCAGAAGGAAACACGGATATTGGTGCGTAATTTTGCTCTGGTAGGAGTTTTCCTTTGTGCAGTGGTAGTGGTGATATATGGTTTCACCCGCACCGACTGGCTTAATGGTTTCCTGGCTGGCATAACCCTGGCCATGGCCATCCTTCCAGAAGAGTTTCCAGTGGTTTTAACCATATTCCTGGCTCTGGGTGCCTGGAGAATATCACAGAAAAAAGTACTCACCCGACGTTCCCATGCCATTCAGGCCCTGGGTTCCACCACAGCCCTTTGTGTGGACAAAACCGGGACTTTGACCCTGAATCAGATGTCAGTTGCTAAGATCATGAATGAAAATGATTTTTACCAGGTAGACCCTATTAAAACCTACCACCTCCCAGGAGAGTTCCATGAACTCATTGAATTCAGTATCCTGGCCAGTCAAAGAGACCCCTTTGATCCCATGGAAAAATCATTAAAGGAGTTTGGAAATCAGACTCTCCATAAAACTGAACATCTACATGAAGACTGGCACTTGGTGCATGAATATCCATTATCCCAGGAACTCCTGGCCATGTCCCATGTATGGCAGTCTCATGATGGTGAAGATTACATAATAGCTGCTAAAGGTGCTCCTGAAGCTGTGGCTGATCTTTGCCACCTACCCCCTGATAAAATAGATAAGTTATTCCAGCAGATATCAACCATGGCCAGTGATGGTTTAAGGATCATTGGAGTGGCCAGGGCTTACTTTAAAAAGGCAGACTTACCTGGCAAGCAACATGATTTTAACTTCGAGTTTTTGGGCTTGGTGGGATTCATGGATCCGGTACGTGAAGAGGTGCCCCAGGCTGTGCAGGAGTGTTACCAGGCTGGTATCAGGGTGGTGATGATCACTGGAGACTATCCTGGAACTGCTAAAAATATTGCAAAGAAAATAGGACTCAAAAAACCGGATAAAGTCATAACTGGGGATGAACTGGAAAAGATGGATGATGACACCCTTTCTGAAAGGGTGAAGGATGTTAACATCTTTGCCCGTATGGTGCCGGAGATGAAGTTACGTCTGGTGGAAGCCCTTAAATCAAACGGAGAAATAGTTTCAATGACTGGAGATGGAGTTAATGATGCTCCTGCCCTTAAATCCGCCCAGATAGGCATAAGTATGGGTGGAAGGGGTACTGATGTGGCCAGGGAAGCATCTTCCCTGGTTTTATTGGAGGATGATTTTTCATCAATTGTGGCTGCGGTGAAGATGGGCCGTCGCATCTATGACAACCTCAAAAAAGCCGTTGCCTACATTTTTGCAGTGCATGTTCCCATTATTGGGATGTCACTTTTACCAGTGGTATTTCAGTGGCCACTGGTTCTTTTCCCAGTGCAGATCGTGTTTTTGGAACTCATCATCGACCCTGCATGTTCCGTGGTTTTCGAGGCTGAGCCTGCTGAGAAGAATGTTATGAACCGGCCCCCGCGTAACTCTTCTGAAACTCTGTTTAACAGGGAAACCATTGGGATGAGCATTTTACAGGGAATAGTAGTTCTTCTGGTGGTTTTAACAGTCTACCTTTTAAGTTTAAATGCCCAGGGAGTTGCCAGTGCTCGGACACTCAGCTACACCACACTGATCTTTGCTAACCTGGCTCTGATACTCACCAACCGTTCCTGGTCCCGTACCATCATCCAAACCCTCAGATCACCCAACAAAGCACTCTGGTGGGTGATTGGTGGTGCCCTGTTATTCCTGGCTATGGTACTCTATTTCCCACCCCTGCAGCAACTCTTCCAGTTCTGCCCCCTTAGCCTGGAGGAGATCCTAATATGCTTCTTTGCAGGTTTTGTAAGTGTGATATGGTTTGAAGGTTTTAAATGGTGGAAAAATAGCATGAAAAACAAATTATAGTCTAATATTGCAGCAGAGACTAATGGTTCTCTTCAACACATTTTTTATGCTTCCACTCACATATTATATTGAGAAAATTAAATTTGAAAAAAATTTCCAAGAAATAAAACATCTAGGAATACCTGAAGATATTTTATTTTAAAATATAATAATTAATTGAGATAAGATTAATCATAAATTATTTGAGGAATCATTTATGAATTACCCCTTCGCCCGTCGTATGAACCAGATCCCCCGATCTTTTGTTAGGGAAATTTTGAAGGTCACTGAACATCCGGATATAATCTCTTTTGCAGGTGGACTTCCCAATCCCCATTCATTTCCTGTTGATGCCATTAAAGATGCAACATCGAAGGTTTTAACAGAAGAAGGAGAAAATGTTCTCCAGTACAGTACTACTGAGGGTTATGGTCCTCTCAGGGAACTCATAGCAGGAAAATATAGTGTTCATGGCCTAAATGTGGATGCTGATGATATCTTGATTACCAATGGCTCCCAGCAGTGCCTGGACCTGGTGGGTAAGGTTTTCTTGGATGAGCAGGATGGGGTTGTTATGGAAAAACCCACTTATCTGGCGGCAATACAGGCATTTGGTTTATATGAACCACAATTTTATTCTGTACCCCTGATGGATGATGGTGTTGATACTGCAGCCCTGGAAAATTTATTGTCATCTGAAAAAGTAAAGTTATTTTACAGTGTTACCAGTTTCCAGAATCCAACTGGGATAACTTATTCTGCAGATAAAAGAAAGGAAGTTGCAGAAATTCTAAAAGAATATGACACTGTTCTGGTTGAGGATAACCCTTATGGGGAGATAAGGTTCATGGGTGAAGATTTACCTCCCATCAAATCATATCTCCCTGATTCTGTTCTTTTCGGGACTTTTTCCAAGATCGTTTCTCCAGGGATGAGGATGGGCTGGATTGTGGCTCCCTCAGAAATCATGGAAAAACTCATCACTGTCAAACAGGCTTCCGATCTTCACTCCAACTACTTCACCCAGAGGGTGGTTTACCAGTATCTCCAGGATAATGATGTGGATAGTCATATTCAGAAGATAAAAGAGTTGTATAAATCCCAGAGGGACCAGATGGTCCAATCCATTAAAGATTACTTGCCTGATGATGTTGAATACACTAAACCCGAGGGTGGTATGTTTCTGTGGGTGACTCTACCACAAGATATGTCTTCTCTGGAGTTATTTGAATATGCCATCAAAGAAAAGGTGGCATTTGTTCCTGGTGATGCTTTCTACACTGATCATCCCCAGCACAATACCATGAGATTGAACTTCTCCAACAGTACCTCAGAACAGATCAAAGAAGGTATGATGAGACTGGGATATGCCATAAGAAAAATGAAAGAAAAAGAATAATCACCGGATTACAGGAAACTCATTGTGAAGGTGGGGGAATTGGAAGTAAGATATATATGCCCATTGATTACGGTAAAGGATATTGAAAAATCCAGAAAATTTTATGTAGAGGTTCTTAATCAGGAAGTTGAAATAGATCACGGGGCTAACCTGGCTTTTAAGGGTGGTTTTGCCATTCACGATATCGACC is drawn from Methanobacterium petrolearium and contains these coding sequences:
- a CDS encoding cation-translocating P-type ATPase, with product MANELDIEKIKGLSQEEAALKIREEGYNELPSADKRSVLTIVLEVVREPMFLLLIACGIIYLVLGDLEEALMLLGFVFVIMGITFYQERKTERTLDALRDLSSPRALVIRDGHEERIAGRDVVTGDIIILKEGDRVPADAVILSCTNLLVNESLLTGESVPVRKVQCGEVMEMHPPGGDGLPSVYSGTLVVQGQGAAQVMSTGLNTEMGHIGKRLQTLETEDTSLQKETRILVRNFALVGVFLCAVVVVIYGFTRTDWLNGFLAGITLAMAILPEEFPVVLTIFLALGAWRISQKKVLTRRSHAIQALGSTTALCVDKTGTLTLNQMSVAKIMNENDFYQVDPIKTYHLPGEFHELIEFSILASQRDPFDPMEKSLKEFGNQTLHKTEHLHEDWHLVHEYPLSQELLAMSHVWQSHDGEDYIIAAKGAPEAVADLCHLPPDKIDKLFQQISTMASDGLRIIGVARAYFKKADLPGKQHDFNFEFLGLVGFMDPVREEVPQAVQECYQAGIRVVMITGDYPGTAKNIAKKIGLKKPDKVITGDELEKMDDDTLSERVKDVNIFARMVPEMKLRLVEALKSNGEIVSMTGDGVNDAPALKSAQIGISMGGRGTDVAREASSLVLLEDDFSSIVAAVKMGRRIYDNLKKAVAYIFAVHVPIIGMSLLPVVFQWPLVLFPVQIVFLELIIDPACSVVFEAEPAEKNVMNRPPRNSSETLFNRETIGMSILQGIVVLLVVLTVYLLSLNAQGVASARTLSYTTLIFANLALILTNRSWSRTIIQTLRSPNKALWWVIGGALLFLAMVLYFPPLQQLFQFCPLSLEEILICFFAGFVSVIWFEGFKWWKNSMKNKL
- a CDS encoding PLP-dependent aminotransferase family protein, whose translation is MNYPFARRMNQIPRSFVREILKVTEHPDIISFAGGLPNPHSFPVDAIKDATSKVLTEEGENVLQYSTTEGYGPLRELIAGKYSVHGLNVDADDILITNGSQQCLDLVGKVFLDEQDGVVMEKPTYLAAIQAFGLYEPQFYSVPLMDDGVDTAALENLLSSEKVKLFYSVTSFQNPTGITYSADKRKEVAEILKEYDTVLVEDNPYGEIRFMGEDLPPIKSYLPDSVLFGTFSKIVSPGMRMGWIVAPSEIMEKLITVKQASDLHSNYFTQRVVYQYLQDNDVDSHIQKIKELYKSQRDQMVQSIKDYLPDDVEYTKPEGGMFLWVTLPQDMSSLELFEYAIKEKVAFVPGDAFYTDHPQHNTMRLNFSNSTSEQIKEGMMRLGYAIRKMKEKE